One Campylobacter concisus DNA window includes the following coding sequences:
- the dnaE gene encoding DNA polymerase III subunit alpha has protein sequence MSENSSFTHLHLHTEYSLLDGANKIKELAHVLHDRGDTAAAITDHGNMFGAIDFYKAMKKEGIKPLIGIEAYVHNGEQLDDKSTKQRFHLILIAKNETGYKNLMYLSSMSYIEGFYYYPRINKKILKEHSEGLVCSSACLQGEVSWHLNLSDRNVKFGAKGYERAKEVALEYKEIFGDDFYLEIMRHGIGDQKRIDDDILRIAKETGIKVIATNDTHYTFKERADAHEVFMCIAMNKTLDDPNRLRHSVHEFFVKSKEQMSELFLDIPEVIENTQEIVDKCNLEIKLGNPTPPNFKFTLEYAKERNLTLPEPENRYSFKNDAVFFEYECRKGLEERLKFVPENLHDEYKKRLEIEIGIINKMNFPGYMMIVWDFINEAKSRGVPVGPGRGSAAGSLVAYSLKITDLDPIPYNLLFERFLNPERVSMPDIDVDFCQSRRGEIIDYVTQKYGKFNVAGVITFGKLLAKGVIRDVARVCDMPYAEADAMAKLIPDELGITLKDAYEKEPKIAELINQNPKAAKIWKFALDLEGLNRNAGQHAAGVVISNEELWNKTPLFRQPNSPEDRYVTQYSLKYLEDVDLIKFDFLGLKTLTVIDNAIKLVKQRTGRDIIWEQVDKNDSNVYKMIQSGQAIGIFQIEGEGMRKLGTSLRPDCFEDIVAMLALYRPGPMESGMLDDFVKRKHGEAEITYSFKELEPILAPTYGVIVYQEQVMQIVQAIGGFSLGGADLVRRAMGKKIKEEMDRLKGEFVKGAEAKGLNGQKADDLFELIVKFAGYGFNKSHSAAYAYVTFQTAYLKAYYPAEFMAALLTSEESNVDKIVRYIDEIKRINIDTLPPSINKSTKEFSVVKNGDHDGIIFGLGAIKGVGGAAIENIITEREANGEFKSMDDFVSRIDPFKVNKKVFESLIKAGCFDEFGFSRKMLMQNVENIIEACKSAAQIRKNAVESLFGEDESMNDVRINFVTINDEFDIKQILKFEQESVGIYLSGHPLDDYKDEINKIKYTLSSEFESLPQSAEILVVGKIEDFSTRITKSGKKMGTINVLDFHGNIEIAVFERELGNIEDIVKDEAKRDLPYAFRINITKDDQFVRTNLNEVYSLEDAQNLDFKTRKLKQNSKFSKNEEASTPQRAREYAELEVLLCLSELSKDKITNLYNLGYNEHIKSGTNNDKRLVIKIKNENTAQIFVYKTKFVVNDSFKEKALQAIAC, from the coding sequence ATGAGTGAAAATTCTAGCTTTACACACCTGCATTTACACACCGAATACTCCCTTCTTGACGGAGCGAACAAGATAAAAGAGCTAGCTCACGTGCTTCATGATAGAGGCGACACAGCAGCGGCGATTACTGATCACGGCAATATGTTTGGAGCGATAGATTTTTACAAAGCGATGAAAAAAGAGGGAATAAAACCACTAATTGGCATCGAAGCTTACGTTCATAATGGCGAGCAGCTTGATGACAAGAGTACTAAACAGCGTTTTCACCTCATACTAATCGCCAAAAACGAGACTGGCTATAAAAATTTAATGTATCTTAGCTCTATGAGCTACATCGAGGGCTTTTACTACTATCCTCGTATAAATAAGAAAATTTTAAAAGAGCACAGCGAGGGCTTGGTTTGTAGCTCAGCGTGCTTGCAGGGCGAAGTGAGCTGGCATCTAAATTTAAGCGATCGTAACGTCAAATTTGGCGCTAAAGGCTACGAGAGAGCAAAAGAGGTCGCACTTGAGTATAAAGAAATTTTTGGAGATGACTTTTATCTTGAGATCATGCGTCACGGCATCGGTGATCAAAAACGCATTGATGATGATATTTTACGCATCGCCAAAGAGACTGGTATAAAGGTTATCGCTACAAACGATACTCACTACACTTTTAAAGAGCGAGCCGACGCACATGAGGTTTTTATGTGTATCGCGATGAACAAAACTTTAGATGATCCAAACCGACTTCGCCACAGCGTTCATGAGTTTTTTGTAAAAAGCAAAGAGCAGATGAGTGAGCTATTTTTAGATATCCCTGAAGTGATAGAAAATACCCAAGAGATCGTAGATAAGTGCAACCTTGAAATCAAGCTTGGCAATCCAACTCCGCCAAATTTTAAATTTACACTTGAATATGCAAAAGAGAGAAATTTAACACTTCCAGAGCCTGAAAATAGATATAGTTTTAAAAATGATGCTGTGTTTTTTGAATATGAATGCAGAAAGGGGCTTGAAGAGAGGCTAAAATTTGTTCCTGAAAATTTACATGACGAATACAAAAAGCGTCTTGAGATAGAGATTGGCATAATAAATAAAATGAATTTCCCAGGCTATATGATGATCGTTTGGGACTTCATAAATGAGGCTAAAAGTAGAGGCGTGCCAGTTGGCCCAGGGCGTGGTTCTGCGGCTGGTAGCTTGGTCGCTTACTCGCTAAAGATCACCGACCTTGATCCGATCCCATACAACCTACTTTTTGAGAGATTTCTAAACCCAGAGCGTGTTAGTATGCCAGATATCGACGTGGACTTTTGTCAAAGTAGGCGTGGCGAGATAATTGACTATGTTACGCAAAAATACGGAAAATTTAACGTTGCTGGCGTTATTACCTTTGGTAAATTGCTCGCAAAAGGTGTTATAAGAGATGTTGCTAGGGTTTGTGATATGCCTTATGCCGAAGCTGATGCGATGGCAAAGCTAATACCTGATGAACTAGGCATTACGCTAAAAGATGCTTATGAAAAAGAGCCAAAGATAGCTGAGCTAATAAACCAAAATCCAAAGGCAGCTAAAATTTGGAAATTTGCACTTGATCTTGAGGGGCTAAATAGAAACGCCGGCCAGCACGCAGCAGGTGTCGTTATCTCAAATGAGGAGCTGTGGAACAAAACTCCGCTATTTCGTCAGCCAAACAGCCCAGAAGATCGATATGTTACGCAGTATAGCCTTAAGTATCTTGAGGATGTGGATTTAATAAAATTTGACTTTCTTGGACTAAAAACACTAACGGTTATCGATAATGCCATAAAGCTCGTTAAACAGCGCACTGGCAGAGACATCATCTGGGAGCAGGTCGATAAAAACGATTCTAATGTTTATAAAATGATACAAAGCGGCCAAGCGATAGGAATTTTCCAAATCGAGGGCGAGGGCATGAGAAAGCTAGGAACTAGCTTGCGTCCAGACTGCTTCGAGGATATCGTCGCGATGCTAGCACTCTACCGCCCAGGACCAATGGAAAGTGGTATGCTTGATGATTTTGTCAAAAGAAAACATGGCGAGGCAGAGATAACCTACTCATTTAAAGAGCTTGAGCCAATCCTTGCGCCAACATACGGCGTCATCGTCTATCAAGAGCAAGTTATGCAAATCGTTCAAGCTATAGGCGGCTTTAGCCTCGGTGGGGCGGATCTTGTGCGCCGTGCGATGGGTAAAAAGATCAAAGAAGAGATGGATAGACTAAAGGGTGAGTTTGTAAAAGGCGCTGAGGCAAAAGGGCTAAATGGACAAAAAGCAGACGATCTTTTCGAGCTAATTGTAAAATTTGCAGGATATGGTTTTAATAAATCTCACTCCGCCGCCTACGCCTACGTCACATTTCAAACGGCTTATCTTAAGGCCTATTATCCGGCTGAATTTATGGCAGCACTTCTTACAAGTGAAGAGAGCAACGTCGATAAGATCGTTCGCTATATTGATGAAATAAAACGCATAAATATAGATACTTTACCGCCATCTATCAACAAATCAACTAAAGAATTTAGCGTCGTTAAAAATGGCGATCATGACGGCATTATCTTTGGGCTTGGTGCGATTAAAGGTGTTGGCGGAGCGGCTATTGAAAACATTATCACTGAGCGTGAAGCAAATGGCGAGTTTAAGAGTATGGACGACTTTGTCTCAAGGATCGATCCATTTAAAGTAAATAAAAAGGTCTTTGAAAGCCTCATAAAAGCTGGTTGCTTTGATGAGTTTGGCTTTAGTCGTAAGATGCTTATGCAAAATGTAGAAAATATCATAGAAGCTTGCAAAAGTGCAGCTCAGATCCGTAAAAATGCTGTTGAGAGCTTGTTTGGCGAAGATGAGAGCATGAATGATGTGAGGATAAATTTTGTCACGATAAATGATGAATTTGACATCAAGCAAATTTTAAAATTTGAGCAAGAGAGCGTTGGTATCTACCTCTCAGGCCACCCGCTTGATGATTATAAAGACGAGATCAACAAGATAAAATATACTCTAAGCTCAGAATTTGAGAGCTTGCCACAAAGTGCTGAAATTTTAGTCGTTGGTAAGATCGAGGACTTTAGCACAAGGATAACCAAAAGTGGCAAGAAAATGGGCACTATAAACGTGCTTGATTTTCACGGAAATATCGAGATCGCAGTCTTTGAAAGAGAGCTTGGCAATATCGAAGATATAGTAAAAGATGAAGCAAAACGCGACCTGCCTTATGCTTTTAGGATAAATATCACAAAAGATGATCAATTCGTAAGGACAAATTTAAACGAGGTTTATAGCCTAGAAGATGCACAAAATTTAGACTTTAAGACAAGAAAGCTAAAACAAAACTCTAAATTTTCTAAAAATGAAGAAGCTAGCACGCCTCAAAGAGCAAGAGAATATGCTGAGCTAGAGGTACTTTTATGCCTTAGTGAGCTTAGCAAAGATAAGATCACTAATCTTTATAATCTTGGCTATAACGAACATATAAAAAGTGGCACAAACAACGATAAACGTCTTGTTATTAAGATAAAAAATGAAAATACGGCTCAAATTTTTGTCTATAAGACAAAATTTGTTGTAAATGACAGCTTTAAAGAAAAAGCACTTCAAGCAATAGCTTGCTAA
- a CDS encoding polyribonucleotide nucleotidyltransferase: MQYSIEVNNQVEIFDLNKVAKQASGAVLLRVKNTVVLATVAREDTQVEEDFLPLTVQYIEKAYAAGKIPGGYVKRETKPGDFETLTARIIDRSLRPLFPKGYAYPTQIVVMVLSADPEVDLQVVSLNAASVALYLSDIPVNRPVCGVRVGYIDDKFVINPSNSELKQSAIDLYVAGTKDELLMIEMRSLPQQTTQLIPMVAIEPMIDPSLSDSMAQKQLMNEFSEDMMVEAIDFAGKAILRASSAYEEAFKEHKKEDAALELKPEIENENIAIYIDKFYKAEVKNAINQMAKSERASELSKIAKQISSDEVAQKEGWDEAVITNVLGKYKKKIVREQIINEGVRADGRGLEEVRPISIETNVLPNAHGSCLFTRGQTQALVVTTLGTDSDAQMYDILTEKVPFVEKFMFNYNFPGFSVGEASPLKAPGRRELGHGNLAKRALAPSIDLASPYTIRVVSEILESNGSSSMASVCGGSLALRAAGVNTLKLVAGVAMGLIFEGDKHAVLTDIMGLEDHDGDMDFKVAGTSDGITALQMDIKLGGISLEVLKEALYQAKRGREHILSLMAEADKNIEINEDVLPKLELFSVDPSKIVDIIGQAGKTIKEIIEKFEVSIDLDREKGEVKIAGGAKKNVDAAKDYIISITSKDNGRSFGKKPFKHDKERSKPNFNIGDEFLGTVKSVVDFGVFIELKDGIDGLLHISKIKTPLNVGDQVKVCVSEQKGNKISLSLVE; encoded by the coding sequence ATGCAATATAGTATAGAAGTCAATAATCAGGTTGAAATTTTTGACCTTAATAAAGTAGCAAAACAAGCTAGCGGAGCAGTGCTTTTAAGGGTGAAAAATACCGTCGTTTTAGCAACTGTTGCAAGAGAGGACACACAAGTTGAGGAGGATTTTTTACCTCTAACGGTGCAGTACATAGAAAAAGCCTACGCCGCTGGTAAAATTCCTGGTGGTTACGTTAAGCGCGAGACAAAGCCGGGCGACTTTGAAACACTAACAGCTCGCATCATTGATAGATCTCTTAGACCACTCTTTCCAAAAGGTTACGCATATCCAACTCAAATAGTGGTAATGGTGCTTTCAGCTGATCCTGAGGTTGATTTGCAAGTTGTAAGTCTAAATGCAGCCTCAGTTGCACTATATCTTAGCGACATCCCAGTAAATCGCCCAGTTTGTGGCGTTAGAGTTGGCTATATAGATGATAAATTTGTTATCAATCCAAGCAACTCTGAACTAAAACAAAGCGCGATCGATCTTTATGTAGCTGGAACAAAAGATGAGCTTTTGATGATCGAGATGAGAAGCTTACCTCAGCAAACTACGCAGCTTATCCCAATGGTTGCGATTGAGCCGATGATAGATCCGAGCTTAAGTGATAGCATGGCTCAAAAACAGCTAATGAATGAATTTAGCGAAGATATGATGGTTGAGGCGATTGATTTTGCTGGTAAGGCGATATTAAGAGCTAGCAGTGCTTACGAAGAAGCTTTCAAAGAGCATAAAAAAGAGGACGCTGCGCTTGAGCTAAAACCTGAGATAGAAAATGAAAATATCGCTATTTACATCGATAAATTTTATAAAGCTGAAGTCAAAAATGCGATCAATCAAATGGCAAAAAGCGAGCGTGCGAGCGAACTTAGCAAGATCGCGAAACAAATTTCAAGTGATGAGGTCGCTCAAAAAGAGGGCTGGGACGAGGCTGTCATCACAAATGTCCTTGGCAAATATAAAAAGAAAATCGTAAGAGAGCAGATCATAAACGAGGGTGTAAGGGCTGATGGACGTGGTCTTGAAGAAGTTAGACCTATTAGTATTGAGACAAATGTGCTTCCAAATGCACATGGCTCATGCCTCTTTACAAGAGGACAGACGCAAGCCCTAGTTGTCACTACTCTTGGCACTGATAGTGATGCTCAAATGTATGACATCCTCACTGAAAAAGTACCTTTTGTAGAGAAATTTATGTTTAACTACAACTTCCCAGGCTTTAGCGTAGGTGAGGCAAGCCCACTAAAAGCTCCTGGTAGACGTGAGCTTGGACATGGAAATTTAGCCAAACGTGCCCTTGCACCAAGTATTGATCTAGCTTCGCCATACACAATAAGAGTCGTTTCAGAAATTTTAGAGAGCAACGGCTCAAGCTCGATGGCTAGCGTTTGCGGTGGCTCGCTCGCACTTAGAGCAGCTGGCGTAAATACTTTAAAACTTGTCGCAGGTGTCGCTATGGGATTAATATTTGAAGGCGATAAACACGCAGTGCTAACAGATATCATGGGGCTTGAAGATCATGACGGTGATATGGACTTTAAAGTAGCAGGTACAAGCGATGGTATCACAGCACTTCAGATGGATATTAAACTTGGTGGCATTAGCTTAGAAGTGCTAAAAGAGGCACTTTATCAAGCAAAACGTGGTAGAGAGCATATCTTATCTTTGATGGCAGAAGCGGATAAAAATATAGAAATAAATGAAGATGTGCTTCCAAAACTTGAACTATTTAGTGTTGATCCAAGCAAGATCGTAGACATCATCGGACAAGCTGGCAAGACTATAAAAGAGATCATTGAAAAATTTGAAGTCTCAATCGATCTTGATAGAGAAAAAGGTGAGGTAAAAATCGCAGGTGGAGCAAAGAAAAATGTCGATGCCGCAAAAGACTACATCATCTCTATCACTTCAAAAGACAATGGACGTTCATTTGGCAAAAAGCCATTTAAACACGACAAAGAGCGTTCAAAACCAAATTTTAATATCGGTGATGAGTTTTTAGGAACCGTAAAGAGTGTTGTTGATTTTGGTGTATTTATCGAGCTAAAAGATGGCATTGATGGCTTGCTTCATATCTCAAAGATAAAAACCCCATTAAACGTAGGCGATCAGGTCAAAGTATGTGTGAGCGAGCAAAAAGGAAATAAAATTTCGCTCTCTTTGGTTGAATAA
- a CDS encoding universal stress protein — MKYKKLLFPIGAGDDIEPRIYGALKVAQWFNTHMEIMTCQLDPSVVYNMKMTLRGGVLFEEFLKSAKSELAVEHEENEKIFNKICAELGIKVTSEIIEDVCTANFTIHSGKRSAIVEQESKFCDLVVAAVPLDGKITGTFESAVLKSGKNAIVIPRKMREFKADNILVSWTGTTQSSRALTGSIDLLKKAKKVQCITSKASLGDNAELNLKKLEEYFKIHGISATFEVIATTMIPGEALLKAAIDRNADLIVASRYGENGLMEMVLGGTSRFFLEHTNIPVYL, encoded by the coding sequence ATGAAATACAAAAAGTTGCTTTTTCCAATAGGAGCTGGAGACGATATCGAGCCAAGAATTTATGGTGCCCTAAAGGTTGCTCAGTGGTTTAACACACATATGGAAATTATGACTTGTCAGCTTGATCCAAGCGTAGTTTATAATATGAAAATGACGCTTCGTGGAGGAGTGCTTTTTGAAGAATTTCTAAAATCAGCTAAATCTGAACTAGCTGTCGAGCATGAAGAGAATGAGAAAATTTTTAATAAAATTTGTGCTGAGCTTGGCATAAAAGTAACTAGTGAAATCATTGAAGATGTTTGCACTGCAAATTTTACGATCCATAGTGGCAAAAGAAGCGCGATAGTGGAGCAAGAGAGTAAATTTTGCGATCTTGTAGTGGCCGCTGTGCCACTTGATGGAAAGATCACTGGAACATTTGAGTCAGCTGTTTTAAAAAGTGGTAAAAATGCGATTGTAATCCCTAGAAAAATGCGTGAGTTTAAAGCCGATAATATCCTTGTTAGCTGGACTGGTACGACACAAAGCTCAAGGGCATTAACAGGCTCGATAGATCTTTTAAAAAAGGCAAAAAAGGTTCAGTGCATTACCTCAAAAGCAAGCCTTGGTGATAATGCTGAACTAAATCTTAAGAAGCTTGAAGAGTACTTCAAAATTCATGGCATATCAGCCACTTTTGAAGTGATTGCTACCACGATGATACCTGGTGAAGCGCTTTTAAAAGCAGCTATTGATAGAAACGCTGATCTAATCGTTGCTAGCAGATATGGTGAAAATGGTCTTATGGAAATGGTGCTTGGTGGCACTTCGAGATTTTTCTTGGAACACACAAATATCCCAGTTTATCTATAA
- a CDS encoding DUF6882 domain-containing protein codes for MPKEAMFLDKLGVDKSNWSEFFSACVGKATLLQKRAFKLLVEGSNWQVDFDSGKIYFDGREFDMQFIGSESFSSNTWLWGYENINGFDERLLKLANKAREFGEKFGLSAFSTPRFDLDENFNGHTISMVLCAAFDEQNYYRIEYDGGAAYVAFRSDVVFEEPVLSNELLGVVNEYLSTYELDHKIFIKGLLLSCDMKFSESPNEIVSDKYELSFKFDELNRLINISSKL; via the coding sequence ATGCCTAAAGAAGCGATGTTTTTAGATAAGCTTGGCGTAGATAAAAGTAACTGGAGCGAGTTTTTTAGCGCATGTGTTGGCAAAGCGACATTACTTCAAAAACGTGCATTTAAGCTACTTGTTGAAGGTAGCAACTGGCAGGTTGATTTTGATAGTGGCAAAATTTACTTTGATGGGCGTGAGTTTGACATGCAGTTTATTGGCTCTGAAAGCTTCTCGTCAAATACGTGGCTTTGGGGTTATGAAAATATAAATGGCTTTGATGAGCGGTTGCTCAAGCTTGCAAATAAAGCACGTGAGTTTGGCGAGAAATTTGGACTTAGTGCATTTAGCACGCCACGATTTGACCTAGATGAAAATTTCAATGGTCACACGATTAGTATGGTTCTTTGCGCTGCTTTTGATGAGCAAAATTATTATAGGATAGAGTACGATGGAGGAGCGGCGTATGTGGCTTTTAGATCAGATGTGGTCTTTGAAGAGCCAGTGCTATCAAATGAGCTTTTAGGCGTAGTAAATGAGTATTTAAGCACTTACGAGCTAGATCATAAAATCTTTATAAAAGGACTTTTGCTAAGCTGTGATATGAAATTTAGCGAAAGTCCTAATGAAATCGTATCGGATAAATACGAGCTTAGCTTTAAATTTGACGAGCTAAATAGGCTCATAAATATTTCAAGTAAGCTTTAA
- a CDS encoding isochorismatase family protein → MNIQNELEAFKKSLQTLDLREISNDGAKNVAFICIDMIEAFAGSGALSSQRVAALSKGIATLFDRAWKDFGFRNFILIEDRHTSDSKEFETFLPHAMLNTNEIKTVKEIEDLSFFKEFKTFYKNSLSIAFNKEFEKFLEQNPQIDTFIVTGDCTDMCVYQCVSYLKLRANEYNKKSRVIVPFDLTQTYDIPGHNGDFYHEMFSLHMKLALGADVVKSIKF, encoded by the coding sequence ATGAACATACAAAACGAACTTGAGGCTTTTAAAAAATCTCTTCAAACGCTTGATTTAAGAGAAATTTCAAACGATGGAGCAAAAAACGTTGCATTTATCTGTATCGATATGATAGAAGCTTTTGCTGGTAGCGGCGCACTCTCTAGTCAAAGAGTAGCTGCCTTATCAAAAGGGATCGCAACACTTTTTGATAGAGCGTGGAAAGATTTTGGCTTTAGAAATTTTATCCTTATAGAAGATAGACACACCAGTGATTCAAAAGAATTTGAGACCTTTTTACCTCACGCTATGCTCAATACAAATGAGATAAAAACTGTAAAAGAGATAGAGGATCTAAGCTTTTTTAAAGAGTTCAAGACATTTTATAAAAACTCTTTAAGCATTGCGTTTAATAAAGAATTTGAGAAATTTTTAGAGCAAAACCCACAAATTGACACTTTTATTGTTACTGGAGATTGCACTGACATGTGTGTTTATCAGTGCGTTAGTTATCTTAAGCTACGAGCCAATGAATACAATAAAAAATCAAGAGTTATCGTGCCGTTTGATCTTACGCAAACGTACGATATACCAGGACACAATGGTGACTTTTACCACGAGATGTTTTCTCTTCATATGAAGCTAGCACTTGGTGCTGATGTGGTAAAGAGTATTAAATTTTAA